The Stigmatella aurantiaca DW4/3-1 genome contains the following window.
AGCCCACGAGCGCATTGGACCCCGAGCGGGTGGGCGCGCTCATCACCCTGCTGGCGCGCCTCCGGACCGAGGGGCTGTCGATGGTGGTGGTGACGCACGAGATGCGCTTTGCGCATGCGCTGGCGTCGCGGGTGCTGGTACTCCATGGGGGGCGCATCATCGAGGAGGGCCCCCCGGGAGAGGTGCTGGCGCGTCCCCAACACGAGCGGACGCGCGCCTTCCTCGGCTTGACGCCTTCCGGGGTGGCTACTGCGTCGAAATCACCGCCCCCAGCCGGCGAATCCCCTCCCGGATGAGCTCGGGGGGCCGGTTGGAGTAGTTCAGGCGCATGAACTCCTTGCGCGCGTGGGCGGCGAAGAAGCTCGTGCCGGGGACGAAGGCCACCTTCTTCTCGAGGGCCTTGGGGAAGAGCTCCTCGGCGCTCATGCCCGGCGGCAGCTCCACCCAGACGAACATGCCGCCATCCGGCTGCGTCCAGCGGGTCCCCGGGGGCATGTTCTCCTTCAGGGCGTCGAGCATCACCAGGCACCGCTCTCCGTACTGGGCACGGAGCTGGTTCAGGTGGCCGGTGTAGTCGAACTGATTCAGCAGCTTGAGGGTCGCCCGCTGGGCCAGCGTGGCGGTATGCAGGTCCGAAGCCTGCTTGGCGATGGTGAGGCTGCGGACGAGCTCGCGGGGGCCGGTCACCCAGCCAATGCGCAGCCCGGGGGCGAGCGTCTTCGAGAACGTGCCCAGCTGGAGGACGACGCCCTCGGTGTCCAGGGATGCCAGCGACGGCAGGGGCTTGCCGCGGAAGCGCAGCTCGCCATACGGGTCATCCTCGAGGATGAGCACCCGGTGGCGCTGGGCGAGCCGGACGAGCATGTGCCGGCGCTCGAGCGAGAGGCTGGTGCCCTTCGGGTTGTGGAAGTTGGGGACGATGTAGATGAGCTTGGGACGGCGCTCGATGAGGATGCGCTCCAGATCGTCCACGCGCATGCCGTCATCGTCGCTGCCCGCGACGGCGAACGAGGCCTCGTACCCGCTGAAAGTCTGCAGCGCGGCCAGGTAGCTGGGATTCTCCACCACCACCACGTCGCCCGGATCCAGCAGCACCTTGGCCGTCAGCTCGATGCCCTGCTGAGAGCCACAGGTGATGAGCACCTGCTCCGCGGTGGCGCGCAGGCCGCCCTTGGCCAGGTGTGAGCAGATCCACTCCCGGAGGGGGGCGAAGCCCTCGGTGGTGCTGTACTGCAACGCGGCGGGGCCCTCCGAGGCGAAGACCTCGGCATGGGCCTGGGCAATGGCGGCCACGGGGAACAGCTCGGGCGCGGGCAGCCCGCCCGCGAACGAGAGGATGTCGGGACGCTCGGCCACCTTGAGGATTTCGCGGACGGCGGACGCCTTGAGCTGCGTCATGCGGTGGGCGAGTGGGAACTCCGCCTTGGGGCGGGCGAGCGGGAGGGGGGTGGCGGGAATCAAAGGCGG
Protein-coding sequences here:
- a CDS encoding PLP-dependent aminotransferase family protein, whose amino-acid sequence is MTQLKASAVREILKVAERPDILSFAGGLPAPELFPVAAIAQAHAEVFASEGPAALQYSTTEGFAPLREWICSHLAKGGLRATAEQVLITCGSQQGIELTAKVLLDPGDVVVVENPSYLAALQTFSGYEASFAVAGSDDDGMRVDDLERILIERRPKLIYIVPNFHNPKGTSLSLERRHMLVRLAQRHRVLILEDDPYGELRFRGKPLPSLASLDTEGVVLQLGTFSKTLAPGLRIGWVTGPRELVRSLTIAKQASDLHTATLAQRATLKLLNQFDYTGHLNQLRAQYGERCLVMLDALKENMPPGTRWTQPDGGMFVWVELPPGMSAEELFPKALEKKVAFVPGTSFFAAHARKEFMRLNYSNRPPELIREGIRRLGAVISTQ